A single window of Nicotiana sylvestris chromosome 3, ASM39365v2, whole genome shotgun sequence DNA harbors:
- the LOC138887671 gene encoding secreted RxLR effector protein 161-like, which produces MRELLKRFDMEASKVIDTLIATATRLDMDETRSPMNQTMYRGIIGSLLYLTASKPDIVYSVGQCARFQSNPKESHLKPAKRILRYLKGTHDMVLYYPSGDSFNLIGYADADYAGSLVDRKSTSGMAHFIGSCLISWGTRKQNSVALSIAEAECATAASCCA; this is translated from the coding sequence ATGAGGGAGCttttgaagaggtttgacatggaagcatcaaaggtgatagacactctCATTGCTACTgctactcgactggacatggatgaaactagATCTCCTatgaatcaaaccatgtatagaggcattattgggtctctccTCTATCTCACTGCCAGCAAACCTGATATTGTTTATAGTGTGGGGCagtgtgcaaggtttcaatcaaatcccaaggaatctcacttgaagcCTGCTAAAagaatactgagatatctcaaaggaacacaTGACATGGTGTTGTATTATCCGtcaggtgacagttttaatctaattgggtatgctgatgcgGATTATGCAGGTTCtcttgtggacaggaaaagcacttctggaatggctcacttcataggttcatgtcttatctcttggggcacaaggaagcaaaattcagtggctctttcaatagCTGAAGCTGAATGTGCAACTGCAGCATCCTGTTGTGCTTAG
- the LOC138887672 gene encoding uncharacterized protein, with the protein MAEDCELWDIICDGPYVPTKVLEELPFSMAKTSKEYTDADKKAMQKNFRAKKILVCGIGPEEYNRISTCDTATEIWEALKTVHEGTTQVKQTKIDMLTTEYELFKMRDDESIQDMHSRFTFIINELHSLEELIGNLKTYELKRKIDSERREPKREKNRVLKANNNDSSEEDSDMSYLTKRFQKMVRINGEMLKRDKSNRPKTCDLCYRCGNPGHFMKDCPLLKQEFSKNYHDKTDKTNPVPFKDFKRKRSADNIMRQALAAWGDSSSESEDEPDTGDSFMMAVKGEETEYDSTFALIAQSDGDEDNGNKEKDLVHGLPMSQFKMQKVCDAYARGKHVKSSFKSKKDVSTSKALELLHMDLCGPKRVQSRGGKRCIFVIVDDYSRFTWTLFLKTKDEIVEVITHNFSAPRTPQQNGVVERKNKTLEEIARTMLINSGITKNFWAEAINTACYLVNRKPKVTHLRTFGCKCYVLNNGKDQLGKFDAKSDEVIFLGYSSQSKAYKIYNKRTQCIEESVHVIFDESYPSCEKSAEEDQDGELLLVPGEVINITNGKADMMSQVKDLNEDNTTSSSIEPSTLITTTKAEERVVDAVQGTPLAPERRIEENQPSIPSFSQNEPRVSNWRHQSSYPIENIITPLDFEVQTRSRAINSLAFSAFLSQIEPKNIKEALKDVDWITAIQDELHQFERNNV; encoded by the exons atggctgaggattgCGAGTTATGGGATATAATATGCgatggtccttatgttccaacCAAGGTACTGGAGGAACTTCCATTTTCAATGGCAAAAACAAGCAAAGAGTACACTGATGCAGACAAGAAAGCTATGCagaagaattttcgtgccaagaaaattctagtatgtggaataggacctgaAGAGTACAATAGAATCTCCACCTGCGATACTGCCACggagatatgggaagctttgaAAACAGTTCATGagggaactacacaagtaaaacaGACTAAGATTGATATGCTGactaccgagtatgaactcttcaaAATGAGGGACGATGAATCCATTCAAGATATGCACTCAAGATTCACtttcatcataaatgagttacactcacttg aagagctgATTGGAAACTTGAAGACCTATGAGTTGAAGAgaaagatagacagtgaaagaagagaaccaaaaaGGGAAAAGAATCGGGTACTTAAAGCTAATAATAATGATTCAAGTGAGGAAGACAGTGACATGtcttacttaaccaaaagatttcagaagatggtcagaatAAATGGAGAAATGTTAAAAAGGGACAAATCTAACAGACCAAAAACCTGTGATCTTTGTTACAGGTGTGGAAATCCTGGACACTTCATGAAAGATtgtcctctcttgaagcaagaattctccaagaactACCATGATAAAACAGATAAGACGAACCCCGTTCCTTTCAAGGACTTCAAGAGAAAAAGATCCGCTGACAATATAATGAGACAAGCTCTTGCAGCATGGGGGGATTCCTCtagtgagtctgaagatgaaCCTGATACTGGTGATAGTTTCATGATGGCAGTTAAAGGCGAGGAGACTGaatatgactcaacttttgctttaATAGCTCAATCAGATGgtgatgaagacaatggcaacaaagag aaggacctggtccatggtctgcctATGTCACAATTCAAGATGCAAAAAGTCTGTGATGCCTatgctagaggaaaacatgtgaagtcctcttttaagtctaaaaaAGATGTGAGTACCTCAAAAGCACTAGAGCTTCTgcatatggatctgtgtggacctaagagagtgcaaagcagaggaggaaaaagatgtatttttgtgatagtagatgactactccagattcacatggactctatTTCTCAAAACCAAAGATGAAATTGTTGAGGT catcactcacaacttctcagctcccagaactccccagcaaaatggagtagtagaaaggaaGAATAAAACTCTGGAAGAAATTGCAAGAACAATGCTGATCAATAGTGGAATTacaaagaacttctgggctgaagctatcaacactgcctgctacttggtgaacag gaaacccaaggtgactcacctaagaacatttgggtgcaaatgctatgttctcaacaatggaaaggatcaacTTGGTAAATTCGATGCTAAGAGTGATGAAGTAATATTTctgggctactcttctcaaagcaaggcttacaagatatataataagCGGACTCAATGTATTGAGGAAAGTgtccatgttatttttgatgaatctTATCCATCATGTGAGAAGAGTGctgaggaagatcaagatggagaactcTTACTAGTCCCTGGTGAAGTTATTAACATAACAAACGGAAAGGCggatatgatgagtcaagtaaaGGATCTAAATGAAGACAACACTACCTCATCTTCAATAGAACCAAGCACCTTAATTACAACCactaaagctgaagaaagagtggttgatgcagttcagggaACTCCACTAGCACCTGAGAGAAGGATAGAGGAAAATCAGCCAAGCATACCCTCTTTCTCTCAGAATGAACCTCGGGTGTCTAACTGGAGACACCAAAGCTCTTATCCAATAGAAAACATTATTACTCCTCTAGATTTCGAAGTACAAACCAGGTCAAGAGCcataaattcacttgccttctcagcctttctctcccagatagaacccaaaaatatcaaggaagccttgaaagatgTAGATTGGATTACAGCCATACAAGACGAGCtacatcagtttgagagaaacaaTGTGTAG